Sequence from the Capra hircus breed San Clemente unplaced genomic scaffold, ASM170441v1, whole genome shotgun sequence genome:
GGACAGCTCACCTCTGACGGGTCATTTTCACAAACACAGAGGGGTGGGTCCATGTCACCAAGAGAGAACTACCACTTTCTCCTACCCTTCTCACTTACCCATGGTGTTCTCCCAGCACACCAAGAAAGCCTGATAACAGAGCCGACAGTCTCTCTTGCAGACCTTCTTGAAGCAGTCGGTCACAGCTCTGTCattctccctcttccttttcaTCCGTCTCCCTCCAGCATGATGCACTGTACAGGGTCCATTGTCCAAATTAAAGGGCAGCCACGGTTGTCCTTTGAAGCCAAACTCCCAGGATGCACCGATGCGTCCGCTGTCTTCTCGACAGCATTTCATCCTGGCCTGCAGGGTGAGAGGGCCTGACCCCacggaggaaaagaaagagctcAGCCTCTGGGCTTGACAGATTCTTTGCCCCACCTGGGTCCACCTCCCCTGGGTCCAGCTAATCTGGCCCTGGTCTCTCCTGCAACAGCTGCTCtttccactggactactagggaaggacaataccctttttttttttaatccgaaAACAGTGATACAGCTAAGCCCCCAGGCTACTCCTCCTGCATTTGGATTTTCTAACTCACCCTTGTCTGGGTGTTTCTCTGGTGTAACGTCAGGCATCTGCTCCTTGAGCAAGTCTCCAGTGTCTCTGAGTGTGTCAGTCTGTGTTTCCCAGGCATTCATACATTTCACTTCCTCTCCCAATGGACTCATGAACTTGGTCTTACCTTTACCAAAATCACAGGAGACAAAGACCTTTTGATCAATTTCTCCTTGAACTTCACACCGTGGCTGATCATCTCTGGGCCAAGGATCGATGGTGACATCGGAAAGAGAATGAGGGTCTGTGAAGGCAAAATACAGCGAGGGTgaggttgggggaaaaaaacctgtAGGCCCCTTCCCCCAGTTGTGTGAGAGCGGAGTAAAGTGCAGGGCGGGCTGACAGAGCAATGA
This genomic interval carries:
- the LOC108635459 gene encoding NKG2D ligand 3-like isoform X1, whose protein sequence is MDWKAGPGARLGFPALVLLVAPRFCTARGGTLSSCLRIHPSRSLPAWPPGHKAGEMGEEFPKVCDTGHEDPHSLSDVTIDPWPRDDQPRCEVQGEIDQKVFVSCDFGKGPLTLQARMKCCREDSGRIGASWEFGFKGQPWLPFNLDNGPCTVHHAGGRRMKRKRENDRAVTDCFKKVCKRDCRLCYQAFLVCWENTMASPTTGPPTVKSSATAIKHITWILPMLLTSFIITVFLG
- the LOC108635459 gene encoding NKG2D ligand 3-like isoform X2 yields the protein MDWKAGPGARLGFPALVLLVAPRFCTARGDPHSLSDVTIDPWPRDDQPRCEVQGEIDQKVFVSCDFGKGPLTLQARMKCCREDSGRIGASWEFGFKGQPWLPFNLDNGPCTVHHAGGRRMKRKRENDRAVTDCFKKVCKRDCRLCYQAFLVCWENTMASPTTGPPTVKSSATAIKHITWILPMLLTSFIITVFLG